The Agromyces mangrovi genome contains a region encoding:
- the merB gene encoding organomercurial lyase, translating into MIDLETLRVRIYHSFAEEGRVGTAEELAADLGATPDEVRQGIRELAEHRHLALDAEGRIALAHPFATRDFGFSVKSADTLWWGGCAWDAFSIPNLVPGASPSLVATTCPACGRAHAWVVDDEAPPEGDQVAHFLVPVAHVWDDVIHTCSHQRIFCDERCVDDWLARTGNARGSVFGLDRLWNLASDWYSGRLERGYTRREPAEVGAYFRGAGLTGAFWGN; encoded by the coding sequence ATGATCGATCTCGAGACGCTCCGCGTCCGCATCTACCACTCGTTCGCCGAGGAGGGGCGCGTCGGCACGGCCGAGGAGCTCGCGGCCGACCTCGGGGCGACGCCCGACGAGGTGCGGCAGGGCATCCGAGAGCTGGCCGAGCATCGCCACCTCGCGCTCGACGCCGAGGGGCGCATCGCCCTGGCGCATCCGTTCGCGACCCGCGATTTCGGGTTCTCGGTGAAGAGCGCAGACACGCTGTGGTGGGGCGGATGCGCGTGGGACGCGTTCTCCATTCCGAACCTCGTGCCCGGGGCGTCGCCGTCGCTGGTGGCGACCACGTGCCCGGCGTGCGGGCGGGCGCACGCGTGGGTGGTCGACGACGAGGCGCCACCCGAGGGCGACCAGGTGGCGCACTTCCTCGTGCCGGTCGCGCACGTGTGGGACGACGTGATCCACACCTGCAGCCACCAGCGCATCTTCTGCGACGAGCGCTGCGTCGACGACTGGCTCGCCCGCACCGGCAACGCGCGCGGCTCGGTGTTCGGCCTCGATCGGCTCTGGAACCTCGCGTCCGACTGGTACTCGGGACGCCTCGAGCGCGGGTACACCCGGCGCGAGCCCGCCGAGGTGGGCGCGTACTTCCGGGGCGCGGGGCTCACGGGGGCATTCTGGGGCAACTGA
- a CDS encoding ThuA domain-containing protein: MPNAVILSGHGRYDDPFHPFIDTSQALADLLVDEDLTVEIVHDTDARLAAGLAGVDLLVVHTGDPWRSLVDATLLPERERRTPAPDVLAAERANLAEAVERGIGLLGMHAASASLRDLPQWHELLDGEWDAEFSFHPPLGTASVQVHVGAHPVVAGLADFELYDEKYTDLAIGEHVVPLVEHTYDGEQHPLVWAREIGRTRLVYDAFGHDMRSYDSPEHVTLLRNAVRWLLEERP, translated from the coding sequence ATGCCGAACGCGGTGATCCTGTCCGGGCACGGACGCTACGACGACCCCTTCCACCCGTTCATCGACACGTCCCAGGCGCTCGCCGACCTGCTCGTCGACGAGGACCTCACGGTCGAGATCGTGCACGACACGGATGCACGGCTGGCGGCCGGTCTCGCCGGCGTCGACCTGCTCGTCGTGCACACCGGCGACCCGTGGCGCTCGCTCGTCGACGCGACCCTGCTGCCAGAGCGCGAGCGCCGCACGCCGGCGCCCGACGTGCTCGCGGCGGAGCGCGCGAACCTCGCCGAGGCGGTCGAGCGCGGCATCGGCCTGCTCGGCATGCACGCGGCATCCGCGTCGCTGCGCGACCTGCCGCAGTGGCACGAACTGCTCGACGGCGAGTGGGACGCCGAGTTCTCGTTCCACCCGCCGCTCGGCACGGCGTCGGTGCAGGTCCACGTCGGTGCGCACCCGGTGGTGGCCGGCCTCGCCGACTTCGAGCTGTACGACGAGAAGTACACCGACCTCGCGATCGGCGAGCACGTGGTGCCGCTGGTCGAGCACACCTACGACGGCGAGCAGCATCCGCTCGTGTGGGCGCGCGAGATCGGCCGCACGCGGCTCGTCTACGACGCGTTCGGCCACGACATGCGCTCATACGACAGCCCCGAGCATGTCACGCTGCTGCGCAACGCCGTGCGCTGGCTGCTCGAGGAGCGCCCGTGA
- a CDS encoding glycerate kinase, whose product MSRRIVLAPDSFKGTASAADAAAALAAGWARTAPDDEVLARPMADGGEGTVDALAAADPAAERMPVRVTGPDGRPVDTSWLRLTGADGERLGVVELASASGITLLDPLQPLDAHTIGFGEAIAAALDAGVDRLLLAIGGSASTDGGLGALTALGARATDASGQPVAPGNRGLGDLDAIELSGLRPLPPGGAVILSDVTNPLLGPAGAAAVFGPQKGADADTVALMDAHLARFVRVLRHGFEAADAPRPAPAPETPGAGAAGGAGYGLLAWGATAVSGAAAVAEAIGLAAAIDRADVVVTGEGRFDGQSEAGKVPSEVRATALAAGVPVALVAGAIAAETGDFVASVSLTDLAGSGDEAMARTLHWLEEAGARLAGEVAAG is encoded by the coding sequence GTGAGCCGCCGCATCGTGCTCGCCCCCGACTCGTTCAAGGGCACCGCGTCGGCCGCCGACGCCGCAGCGGCGCTCGCCGCGGGCTGGGCGCGCACCGCCCCCGACGACGAGGTGCTGGCCCGCCCGATGGCCGACGGCGGTGAGGGCACGGTCGACGCGCTCGCTGCCGCCGACCCGGCCGCCGAGCGGATGCCCGTGCGCGTGACCGGGCCCGACGGCCGCCCGGTCGACACGAGCTGGCTGCGCCTCACCGGCGCCGACGGTGAGCGCCTCGGCGTGGTCGAGCTCGCGAGTGCGTCGGGCATCACCCTGCTCGATCCGCTCCAGCCGCTCGACGCGCACACCATCGGCTTCGGGGAAGCGATCGCCGCCGCCCTCGATGCGGGCGTCGACCGCCTACTGCTCGCGATCGGCGGCAGCGCCTCGACCGACGGTGGGCTCGGCGCCCTCACCGCGCTCGGTGCCAGGGCGACGGATGCCTCCGGGCAGCCGGTCGCGCCCGGCAACCGCGGCTTGGGCGACCTCGACGCGATCGAGCTGTCGGGCCTGCGGCCCCTGCCGCCCGGCGGCGCCGTGATCCTGAGCGACGTGACGAACCCGCTGCTCGGGCCTGCGGGCGCGGCAGCCGTGTTCGGCCCGCAGAAGGGCGCCGACGCCGACACCGTCGCGCTGATGGACGCACACCTCGCCCGCTTCGTGCGCGTGCTGCGCCACGGCTTCGAGGCGGCGGATGCCCCGAGGCCGGCGCCCGCCCCCGAGACGCCCGGCGCGGGTGCGGCCGGCGGCGCCGGGTACGGGCTGCTCGCATGGGGCGCGACCGCGGTGAGCGGCGCCGCCGCCGTCGCGGAGGCGATCGGGCTGGCCGCGGCGATCGACCGCGCGGACGTGGTCGTGACCGGCGAAGGCAGGTTCGACGGTCAGTCGGAGGCGGGCAAGGTGCCGTCGGAGGTGCGGGCGACCGCGCTGGCCGCGGGCGTGCCGGTCGCCCTGGTCGCGGGCGCGATCGCCGCGGAGACCGGCGACTTCGTCGCATCCGTCTCGCTCACCGACCTGGCCGGCAGCGGTGACGAGGCCATGGCCCGCACGCTCCACTGGCTCGAGGAGGCGGGCGCGCGGCTCGCCGGCGAGGTCGCCGCGGGCTGA
- a CDS encoding multidrug effflux MFS transporter has protein sequence MPSDARTPHAGDALTRRQRLTYIFVLGALTALGPFTIDLYLPAFPALESDLGVTAAAVQLTLTGTMLGFGFGQLVVGPWSDKIGRRLPLILATVLHVLSCVGAALSPDIFWLGAFRLLMGFGAAAGAVVAMAMVRDLFGGKPLVRMLSRLALVSGLAPVIAPVIGSQLLLITDWRGIFWVLAGYGAAVLVAVLVLLVETLPKQRRHQPGHSTMGQRYKALFTDRIFIGVALIGGMNFTGLFAYLSASSFVFQDVYGFDAQQYGLLFAANSIGVVAGVQTSSRLMSKLDVGPQWILATTTIVQLSMAIAIVVLDQAGAGLWGVIIPLWFFIAACGFNFPAVQVLALAHHGSEAGTAASLLGALNFGLAGLISPLIGLLGVGSSTPMGAVMGIAIVVAILVLWIVVRPRTVPPLSD, from the coding sequence ATGCCGAGCGATGCGCGCACCCCGCACGCGGGTGACGCGCTGACGCGCCGCCAGCGGCTGACGTACATCTTCGTGCTCGGCGCGCTGACCGCGCTGGGCCCGTTCACGATCGACCTCTACCTGCCGGCGTTCCCGGCGCTCGAGTCCGACCTCGGCGTGACCGCGGCGGCCGTGCAGCTCACGCTCACCGGCACCATGCTCGGCTTCGGGTTCGGCCAGCTCGTCGTCGGCCCGTGGAGCGACAAGATCGGGCGGCGGCTCCCGCTCATCCTCGCGACCGTGCTGCACGTGCTCTCGTGCGTCGGCGCGGCGCTGTCGCCCGACATCTTCTGGCTCGGCGCCTTCCGCCTGCTGATGGGCTTCGGCGCGGCCGCCGGCGCGGTCGTCGCGATGGCGATGGTGCGCGACCTGTTCGGCGGCAAGCCGCTCGTGCGCATGCTCTCGCGTCTCGCGCTCGTGTCGGGTCTCGCGCCCGTGATCGCGCCGGTGATCGGCTCGCAGCTGCTGCTCATCACCGACTGGCGCGGCATCTTCTGGGTGCTCGCCGGCTACGGCGCGGCGGTGCTCGTGGCGGTGCTCGTGCTGCTCGTGGAGACGCTGCCGAAGCAGCGCCGCCACCAGCCGGGCCACTCCACGATGGGGCAGCGTTACAAGGCCCTGTTCACCGACCGCATCTTCATCGGCGTGGCACTCATCGGCGGCATGAACTTCACCGGCCTGTTCGCCTACCTGTCGGCATCGTCGTTCGTATTCCAGGACGTCTACGGCTTCGACGCGCAGCAGTACGGCCTGCTGTTCGCCGCGAACTCGATCGGCGTGGTCGCGGGCGTGCAGACCTCGTCGCGCCTCATGTCGAAGCTCGACGTGGGCCCGCAGTGGATCCTCGCGACGACCACGATCGTGCAGCTCTCGATGGCGATCGCGATCGTCGTGCTCGACCAGGCGGGCGCCGGGCTGTGGGGCGTGATCATCCCGCTCTGGTTCTTCATCGCCGCCTGCGGCTTCAACTTCCCGGCCGTGCAGGTGCTCGCGCTCGCGCACCACGGTTCTGAGGCGGGCACCGCCGCGTCGCTGCTCGGCGCGCTGAACTTCGGGCTCGCGGGCCTCATCTCGCCGCTCATCGGCCTGCTCGGCGTGGGTTCGTCCACCCCGATGGGCGCGGTCATGGGCATCGCGATCGTCGTGGCGATCCTCGTGCTCTGGATCGTGGTGCGCCCACGCACCGTGCCGCCTCTCAGCGACTGA
- a CDS encoding phosphatase PAP2 family protein, whose translation MGESERADAAAEAEARSVGRRVPLFSGIAAVLLAAGLGLLIAGRFDGLPVEIDEEWAEEILEIRGPVGIWLATAMDWLGGGIVGVFVVPLVTIGLLLLLRRPWGAAYFLAASVASAGLVQLLKQLFGRARPEDMLVTSDFGSFPSGHVANAATIAVTLGVIVPRVWVWAAGTAYVVLMLVSRTYLGVHWFTDTIGGLLVGAGVALILWAPFARPLERERQAWHPPGSRTTTAA comes from the coding sequence ATGGGGGAGAGCGAGCGAGCGGATGCCGCGGCCGAAGCCGAGGCGCGCAGCGTCGGGCGACGCGTCCCCCTCTTCAGCGGCATCGCCGCCGTGCTGCTCGCGGCCGGGCTCGGCCTGCTGATCGCCGGGCGCTTCGACGGGCTGCCCGTCGAGATCGACGAGGAGTGGGCCGAGGAGATCCTCGAGATCCGCGGCCCAGTCGGCATCTGGCTCGCGACGGCCATGGACTGGCTCGGCGGCGGAATCGTCGGCGTGTTCGTCGTGCCGCTCGTCACGATCGGCCTGCTGCTCCTGCTGCGCCGGCCGTGGGGTGCGGCGTACTTCCTCGCGGCATCCGTCGCCAGCGCCGGCCTGGTGCAGCTGCTCAAGCAGCTCTTCGGCCGCGCCCGCCCCGAGGACATGCTCGTCACGAGCGATTTCGGCTCATTCCCGTCGGGGCATGTGGCGAACGCGGCGACGATCGCGGTCACCCTCGGGGTCATCGTGCCGCGGGTCTGGGTGTGGGCGGCGGGTACTGCGTACGTCGTGCTCATGCTGGTCAGCCGTACGTACCTCGGCGTGCACTGGTTCACCGACACGATCGGGGGACTGCTGGTCGGCGCGGGCGTCGCGCTCATCCTGTGGGCGCCGTTCGCACGGCCGCTCGAGCGCGAGCGGCAGGCGTGGCATCCGCCCGGCTCCCGCACGACGACCGCCGCCTGA
- a CDS encoding aminotransferase class V-fold PLP-dependent enzyme: MTSAPLTEGELVDIRAQFPILATEVHGHPLAYLDSAATAQKPLRVLDAERAFYAEANSAVHRGAHTLAAEATERYEEARRTVAGHLGASEHEVVFTGNATEGLNLLATAIGHASTGRGAGADYPAHALAEGDEIVVTELEHHANLIPWQELAARTGARLKVVPVDDDGVIEADAAADVITDRTRILAVAHVSNATGRVSPLDALIAPARAVGALVVLDACQSAPHLALRPAELGVDAAVFSAHKVYGPNGIGVLWGRRELLDALPPHLYGGSAITTVTLEKAHFLPAPARFEPGTPRIAQAIGLAEALRFVDEIGLDRIAASEHALAERLHDGLAGMPGIRVLGGPGADGRVALASIDVDGVHAHDAGQVLDDLGIAVRVGHHCAQPLHRRLGLTASLRISAGVHTTPDEIDRALDAVSGIRSFFGVAGSAA; the protein is encoded by the coding sequence GTGACTTCCGCGCCGCTGACCGAGGGCGAACTCGTCGACATCCGGGCGCAGTTCCCGATCCTCGCCACCGAGGTGCACGGGCATCCGCTCGCCTACCTCGACTCCGCCGCGACCGCGCAGAAGCCGCTGCGCGTGCTCGACGCCGAGCGCGCCTTCTACGCCGAGGCGAACTCCGCGGTGCACCGCGGCGCGCACACGCTCGCCGCCGAGGCCACCGAGCGCTACGAGGAGGCCCGCCGCACCGTCGCCGGCCACCTCGGGGCGAGCGAGCACGAGGTCGTCTTCACGGGCAACGCGACCGAGGGGCTCAACCTGCTCGCGACCGCCATCGGGCACGCGAGCACGGGTCGCGGGGCGGGCGCCGACTACCCGGCGCACGCGCTCGCCGAAGGCGACGAGATCGTCGTCACCGAGCTCGAGCACCACGCCAACCTCATCCCGTGGCAGGAGCTCGCGGCCCGCACCGGCGCGCGCCTGAAGGTCGTGCCCGTCGACGACGACGGGGTGATCGAGGCGGATGCCGCAGCCGACGTGATCACCGACCGCACCCGCATCCTCGCGGTCGCGCACGTCTCGAACGCGACCGGTCGCGTGTCGCCGCTCGACGCGCTCATCGCACCGGCCCGCGCGGTGGGCGCGCTCGTCGTGCTCGACGCCTGCCAGTCCGCGCCCCACCTCGCGCTGCGCCCGGCCGAACTCGGCGTCGACGCGGCCGTGTTCAGTGCGCACAAGGTGTACGGGCCGAACGGCATCGGCGTGCTCTGGGGTCGCCGCGAGCTGCTCGACGCGCTGCCGCCGCACCTCTACGGTGGCTCGGCCATCACGACCGTGACGCTCGAGAAGGCGCACTTCCTGCCCGCGCCCGCGCGGTTCGAACCCGGCACCCCGCGCATCGCACAGGCGATCGGCCTCGCCGAGGCGCTGCGCTTCGTCGACGAGATCGGCCTCGACCGCATCGCGGCGAGCGAGCACGCCCTCGCCGAGCGGCTGCACGACGGGCTCGCCGGCATGCCGGGCATCCGCGTGCTGGGCGGCCCCGGGGCCGACGGCCGCGTCGCGCTGGCGAGCATCGACGTCGACGGCGTGCACGCGCACGACGCCGGCCAGGTGCTCGACGACCTCGGCATCGCGGTGCGCGTCGGCCATCACTGCGCGCAGCCGCTGCACCGACGCCTCGGCCTCACCGCGAGCCTGCGCATCAGCGCGGGCGTGCACACCACCCCCGACGAGATCGACCGGGCGCTCGACGCCGTCTCGGGCATCCGCAGCTTCTTCGGCGTCGCCGGGAGCGCGGCATGA
- the sufU gene encoding Fe-S cluster assembly sulfur transfer protein SufU, which translates to MSGLDQLYQQIILDHSKRPHGVGLEEGEETSHQLNTTCGDEVTLALRRDDAGRVVEVGWTGQGCSISQASASMLAALLEEEPTGMADDELTSLIEEFRTVLRSRGTLELDEERFGDAAALGGASRYVARVKCAMLPWVAAEDLVQRHAARG; encoded by the coding sequence ATGAGCGGCCTCGACCAGCTGTACCAGCAGATCATCCTCGACCACTCGAAGCGACCCCACGGCGTGGGGCTCGAGGAAGGCGAGGAGACGAGCCACCAGCTCAACACCACGTGCGGCGACGAGGTCACGCTCGCGCTGCGGCGCGACGACGCCGGCCGGGTCGTCGAGGTCGGCTGGACCGGGCAGGGGTGCTCCATCTCGCAGGCGAGCGCGTCGATGCTGGCCGCGCTGCTCGAGGAGGAGCCGACCGGCATGGCAGACGACGAGCTCACGTCGCTCATCGAGGAGTTCCGCACGGTGCTGCGTTCGCGCGGCACGCTCGAACTCGACGAGGAGCGCTTCGGCGATGCGGCCGCACTGGGCGGCGCGTCGCGCTACGTCGCGCGCGTGAAGTGCGCGATGCTGCCGTGGGTCGCCGCGGAGGACCTCGTGCAGCGGCACGCGGCGCGCGGCTGA
- a CDS encoding FAD-binding protein, with the protein MGAEQRNWAGNLAYGAERVATPGSVDELADEVRAAADAGTGIRALGTRHCFNRIADTDGLLVSTAGLPAEVAIDAERRVVRTSGGIRYGDLGSQLQHTGWALPNLASLPHISVAGAIATGTHGSGDRVGTLSSAVAGLELVTAAGERVLLRRGDPDFAGAVVGIGALGVVTHVELDIVPTFDIAQTVYQRVPLDAVLADLDAVTGAGYSVSMFFTWRDPDAVDQVWLKRRADASGQAPDELLGARQATVKVDPLGNPDAEHCTDQLGVPGAWLDRLPHFRLGFTPSRGEELQAEFLVPRRNAVAAIEVVRTHAAAIAPLLFASEVRTMAADDLWLSPAAGTDAVGIHFTFRQEQPAVDALVHELGEALAPFDARPHWGKLFDVDSAAPRMAELYPHWGDFAALRERYDPSGAFRNDFLARLGL; encoded by the coding sequence ATGGGGGCCGAGCAACGCAACTGGGCGGGCAACCTCGCGTACGGCGCCGAGCGGGTGGCGACGCCCGGCTCGGTCGACGAACTCGCCGACGAGGTGCGCGCCGCGGCCGACGCGGGCACGGGCATCCGTGCGCTCGGCACCCGTCACTGCTTCAACCGCATCGCCGACACGGACGGCCTGCTCGTGTCGACGGCCGGCCTGCCGGCCGAGGTCGCGATCGACGCCGAACGCCGCGTGGTGCGCACCTCCGGAGGCATCCGCTACGGCGACCTCGGCAGCCAGCTGCAGCACACGGGCTGGGCGCTGCCCAACCTCGCCTCGCTGCCGCACATCTCGGTCGCGGGCGCGATCGCGACCGGCACGCACGGGTCGGGCGACCGCGTCGGCACCCTGTCGAGCGCGGTCGCCGGGCTCGAGCTCGTCACGGCCGCGGGGGAGCGCGTCCTGCTGCGTCGCGGCGACCCCGACTTCGCCGGCGCGGTGGTCGGGATCGGTGCGCTCGGCGTCGTGACGCACGTCGAGCTCGACATCGTGCCGACGTTCGACATCGCGCAGACCGTCTACCAGCGCGTGCCGCTCGACGCGGTGCTCGCCGACCTCGACGCGGTCACCGGCGCCGGCTACAGCGTCTCGATGTTCTTCACCTGGCGCGACCCGGACGCCGTCGACCAGGTGTGGCTGAAGCGGCGGGCGGATGCCTCGGGGCAGGCGCCCGACGAACTGCTCGGCGCGCGCCAGGCGACCGTCAAGGTCGACCCCCTCGGCAACCCCGACGCCGAGCACTGCACCGACCAGCTCGGCGTTCCCGGGGCGTGGCTCGACCGGCTGCCGCACTTCCGCCTGGGGTTCACGCCGTCACGCGGCGAGGAGCTGCAGGCCGAGTTCCTGGTGCCGCGCCGCAACGCGGTGGCGGCCATCGAGGTCGTGCGCACGCACGCCGCGGCCATCGCGCCGCTCCTGTTCGCGAGCGAGGTCCGCACGATGGCGGCCGACGACCTGTGGCTCTCGCCCGCGGCGGGCACCGACGCGGTCGGCATCCACTTCACGTTCCGCCAGGAGCAGCCCGCGGTCGACGCACTCGTGCACGAGCTCGGGGAGGCGCTCGCGCCGTTCGACGCGCGCCCGCACTGGGGCAAGCTCTTCGACGTCGATTCCGCCGCGCCCCGCATGGCCGAGCTCTACCCGCACTGGGGCGACTTCGCCGCGCTGCGCGAGCGCTACGACCCGAGCGGCGCGTTCCGCAACGACTTCCTCGCGCGCCTCGGCCTCTGA
- a CDS encoding GNAT family N-acetyltransferase, which produces MPTDVIDSEVLRAAVDEAAAACAASGVEVRPAAASDLDEVIGVFTATWGAGRSPDWPHLRAMLEAGATVLVARDGDGAVGATYGFVGWSGGIHLHSHMNAVLPRGRGRGIGVSLKLVQRALCLEHGVDEMRWTFDPLIRRNARMNLVRLGAEVVEVLPDFYGELRDAISGTDHSDRLEVRWRLAAPRVLRALAREPQPDWRGDTGFALVADYEALRADAPEQAAHHRDDARRAFAAAVDAGLRPELDAAGDYVFTDDDPDRVSSPGDTPTEGR; this is translated from the coding sequence ATGCCCACCGACGTCATCGACTCCGAGGTGCTGCGCGCCGCGGTCGACGAGGCGGCGGCCGCGTGCGCCGCGTCGGGCGTCGAGGTGCGTCCGGCTGCGGCATCCGACCTCGACGAGGTCATCGGCGTGTTCACCGCGACCTGGGGAGCCGGCCGCAGCCCCGACTGGCCGCACCTGCGCGCGATGCTGGAGGCGGGTGCGACGGTGCTCGTCGCACGTGACGGCGACGGTGCGGTCGGCGCGACCTACGGGTTCGTCGGCTGGTCGGGCGGCATCCACCTGCACTCGCACATGAACGCGGTGCTGCCGCGGGGCCGCGGGCGGGGCATCGGCGTGTCGCTGAAGCTCGTGCAGCGGGCGCTGTGCCTCGAGCACGGCGTCGACGAGATGCGTTGGACGTTCGATCCGCTGATCCGCCGCAACGCCCGGATGAACCTGGTGCGGTTGGGCGCCGAGGTGGTCGAGGTGCTGCCGGACTTCTACGGCGAGCTGCGCGACGCGATCTCGGGCACCGACCACAGCGACCGGCTCGAGGTGCGCTGGCGGCTGGCCGCGCCCCGGGTGCTGCGCGCCCTCGCGCGCGAGCCGCAGCCCGACTGGCGGGGCGACACCGGGTTCGCGCTGGTCGCCGACTACGAGGCGTTGCGAGCGGATGCCCCCGAGCAGGCCGCCCACCACCGCGACGACGCTCGACGGGCCTTCGCCGCCGCCGTCGACGCGGGCCTCCGCCCCGAGCTCGACGCGGCGGGCGACTACGTGTTCACCGACGACGACCCCGACCGGGTATCGAGCCCCGGCGACACCCCGACGGAAGGGCGCTGA
- the menC gene encoding o-succinylbenzoate synthase: MAGADPLYSSEYVEGAAHVLRTYLVPALLAQDAVTAESVAETLAFVAGHRMAKAALEAAVLDAQLRGEGMSMGTYFGAEREWVDCGVSVGIAGSIDELLDEVAGYVEEGYRRIKLKVKPGWDLLPVNAVREELGRDRLLQVDANSAYRAHDIPLLAELDAFGLVLIEQPFPEEDIATHAALAAEIETPVCLDESILDADVALDAIERGATSMINIKAGRVGGYLEAVRVHDLCRAVDVPVWCGGMLETGVGRAANVALAGLPGFTLPGDTSASRRYFADDLTEPFELGTGSTAGSCACPTALARA; this comes from the coding sequence GTGGCGGGCGCCGACCCGCTCTACAGCTCGGAGTACGTGGAGGGCGCCGCGCACGTGCTGCGCACCTACCTCGTGCCGGCGCTGCTCGCGCAGGACGCGGTGACGGCCGAGTCGGTCGCCGAGACCCTCGCGTTCGTCGCCGGGCACCGCATGGCGAAGGCCGCGCTCGAGGCGGCCGTGCTCGACGCGCAGCTCCGCGGCGAGGGCATGTCGATGGGCACCTACTTCGGGGCCGAGCGCGAGTGGGTCGACTGCGGCGTCTCGGTGGGCATCGCCGGCTCGATCGACGAGCTGCTCGACGAGGTCGCCGGCTACGTCGAGGAGGGCTACCGGCGCATCAAGCTCAAGGTCAAGCCGGGGTGGGACCTGCTGCCCGTGAACGCCGTGCGGGAGGAGCTCGGCCGCGACCGCCTGCTCCAGGTCGACGCGAACAGCGCGTACCGCGCGCACGACATCCCGCTGCTCGCCGAGCTCGACGCGTTCGGGCTCGTGCTGATCGAGCAGCCGTTCCCCGAGGAGGACATCGCGACGCACGCGGCGCTCGCCGCCGAGATCGAGACGCCGGTCTGCCTCGACGAGTCGATCCTCGACGCCGACGTCGCCCTCGACGCGATCGAGCGCGGCGCGACGAGCATGATCAACATCAAGGCCGGCCGCGTCGGCGGCTACCTCGAGGCCGTGCGGGTGCACGACCTGTGCCGTGCGGTCGACGTGCCGGTCTGGTGCGGCGGCATGCTCGAGACCGGCGTCGGCCGGGCGGCGAACGTGGCGCTCGCGGGCCTGCCGGGGTTCACGCTGCCCGGCGACACGTCGGCGTCGCGCCGCTACTTCGCCGATGACCTCACCGAGCCGTTCGAGCTCGGCACGGGGAGCACCGCGGGCAGCTGCGCGTGCCCGACGGCCCTGGCACGGGCGTGA
- a CDS encoding TetR/AcrR family transcriptional regulator codes for MTADVTPTRRRYAKSAVTRDRILDAARDLFAERGFRSVSLRDIAGAADLSHPGVQRHFRTTADILDAVVARLESDNERWLEETGRMDDGEAMLPALARHNAATPGYVELFTVLAGEATAIGHPAHARMRDRYADLRARSREGLDVDDGAAASLAAVSDGLQLISLYDPRIDVGGELEAYLGWRRTGATGSSTPVPPGSVDETGAQALARLVGDESGYATGRARRAALVEAATAHFAANGFHDASLREIADAAGMAKSTLLHHFSSKDELLAAVLVHRDRRVAELYGANPDASGVEQLRGAVEGARRNAGEPGLVEVYAVLSSEASSASHPAHDYFRRRFDAARAGFAAEFADARAAGATRADLDSARAALWTIALWDGLQWQWLYDRDAIDVPALLSRTIEGMLTTA; via the coding sequence GTGACAGCCGACGTCACCCCGACCCGACGGCGCTACGCGAAGAGCGCCGTCACCCGGGACCGCATCCTCGACGCGGCGCGCGACCTGTTCGCCGAGCGCGGGTTCCGTTCGGTCTCGCTGCGCGACATCGCCGGCGCCGCCGACCTCTCCCACCCCGGCGTGCAGCGGCACTTCCGCACCACCGCCGACATCCTCGATGCGGTCGTCGCTCGGCTCGAGTCCGACAACGAGCGCTGGCTCGAGGAGACGGGCCGGATGGACGACGGCGAGGCGATGCTGCCGGCGCTCGCGCGCCACAACGCCGCCACGCCCGGCTACGTCGAGCTGTTCACGGTGCTCGCCGGTGAGGCGACCGCGATCGGGCATCCCGCCCACGCGCGCATGCGCGATCGGTACGCCGACCTGCGCGCCCGGTCGCGGGAGGGGCTCGACGTCGACGACGGCGCCGCGGCGAGCCTGGCCGCCGTCTCCGACGGACTGCAGCTCATCTCGCTCTACGACCCCCGCATCGACGTGGGCGGAGAACTCGAGGCCTACCTGGGCTGGCGACGCACGGGCGCAACGGGCTCGAGCACGCCGGTTCCGCCGGGCAGCGTCGACGAGACCGGCGCCCAGGCGCTCGCACGCCTCGTCGGCGACGAGAGCGGCTACGCCACGGGTCGCGCCCGCCGGGCCGCGCTCGTCGAGGCCGCGACCGCACACTTCGCCGCGAACGGGTTCCACGACGCGAGCCTGCGTGAGATCGCAGACGCCGCCGGCATGGCGAAGTCGACGCTGCTGCACCACTTCTCCAGCAAGGACGAACTGCTCGCCGCGGTGCTCGTGCATCGCGACCGTCGCGTCGCCGAACTGTACGGCGCCAACCCGGATGCGAGCGGCGTCGAGCAGCTGCGCGGCGCGGTCGAGGGCGCCCGGCGCAACGCCGGCGAGCCCGGCCTGGTCGAGGTGTACGCCGTGCTCTCGAGCGAGGCGTCATCCGCGTCGCATCCGGCCCACGACTACTTCCGCCGACGTTTCGACGCCGCGCGCGCCGGCTTCGCTGCGGAGTTCGCCGACGCGCGGGCCGCCGGCGCCACCCGGGCGGACCTCGACTCGGCGCGCGCGGCGCTCTGGACGATCGCGCTGTGGGACGGCCTGCAATGGCAGTGGCTCTACGATCGCGATGCGATCGACGTGCCGGCGCTGCTGTCGCGCACCATCGAGGGGATGCTCACGACCGCCTGA